A portion of the Hoylesella buccalis ATCC 35310 genome contains these proteins:
- a CDS encoding putative zinc-binding metallopeptidase produces the protein MNVKKLSIYSLALLLGVTAFTSCSEDELSDESIITVDDVDYTEFDYWLKANFINTYNIDLKYRFQDIESDHDYYLIPANYEQSVKLAHVIKYAVLEAFDEAAGINFTRSNFPKQIYLVGNWEFKNNGTFVLGTAEGGKKVFLAGVNHLNENLGSVSSLNHYYLKTVYHEFTHILNQTKDYPADYQLITSTGYVAGEWSDPPYNGSNYCLEHGFISSYAQHSHGEDFAEMVSIYVTNTAEQWDALMKKAGEEGSGLIASKLSIVKDYMEKAWGIDMDELRKIVLRREAEVVDGKVDLLDLTVK, from the coding sequence ATGAATGTGAAGAAATTATCAATATACAGTCTGGCGTTGTTGTTAGGTGTGACCGCTTTCACGTCGTGTTCGGAAGATGAACTAAGCGACGAGAGCATCATCACCGTCGACGACGTTGACTACACGGAGTTTGACTATTGGCTGAAAGCTAATTTTATCAATACCTACAACATTGATTTGAAATATCGCTTTCAGGATATTGAGTCAGACCATGACTACTATCTGATTCCAGCCAACTATGAGCAGTCGGTGAAGTTGGCTCACGTCATCAAGTACGCCGTGCTTGAAGCCTTTGACGAGGCGGCCGGTATCAACTTCACGCGCAGTAACTTTCCCAAGCAAATTTATCTGGTTGGGAACTGGGAGTTCAAGAACAACGGCACGTTTGTACTAGGTACTGCCGAGGGAGGCAAGAAGGTTTTCCTGGCAGGTGTGAATCATTTAAACGAGAACCTTGGAAGTGTGTCTTCGCTGAATCATTATTATCTGAAGACCGTCTACCATGAGTTCACTCATATTCTTAACCAGACAAAAGATTATCCAGCCGACTACCAGCTGATCACCTCCACAGGTTATGTGGCAGGCGAGTGGAGTGATCCTCCGTACAATGGAAGTAATTATTGCCTGGAGCATGGCTTCATTTCTTCCTATGCGCAGCATTCTCATGGTGAGGACTTTGCCGAAATGGTTTCAATTTATGTTACCAATACCGCCGAGCAATGGGACGCATTGATGAAAAAGGCAGGCGAAGAAGGTTCTGGACTGATTGCTTCGAAACTCTCCATCGTGAAAGACTATATGGAAAAGGCATGGGGAATCGATATGGATGAGTTGCGAAAGATCGTACTCAGGCGCGAGGCTGAAGTTGTTGACGGAAAGGTCGACTTGTTGGATTTGACAGTAAAATAA